In the Agelaius phoeniceus isolate bAgePho1 chromosome 11, bAgePho1.hap1, whole genome shotgun sequence genome, one interval contains:
- the RAF1 gene encoding RAF proto-oncogene serine/threonine-protein kinase isoform X1 produces MEHIQGAWKTISNGFGLKDSVFDGPNCISPTLVQQFGYQRRASDDGKISDTSKTCNTIRVFLPNKQRTVVNVRNGMTLHDCLMKALKVRGLQPECCAVFRLLAEPKGKKVRLDWNTDAASLIGEELRVDFLDHVPLTTHNFARKTFLKLAFCDICQKFLLNGFRCQTCGYKFHEHCSTKVPTMCVDWSNIRQLLLFPNSNISDSGVPALPPLTMRRMRESVSRIPVSSQHRYSTPHAFTFNPSNPSSEGSLSQRQRSTSTPNVHMVSTTMPVDSRIIENNSLNASPSSWCRRFCLRGRDAIRSHSESASPSALSGSPNNMSPTGWSQPKTPVPAQRERAPASNTQEKNKIRPRGQRDSSYYWEIEASEVMLSTRIGSGSFGTVYKGKWHGDVAVKILKVVDPTPEQFQAFRNEVAVLRKTRHVNILLFMGYMTKDNLAIVTQWCEGSSLYKHLHVQETKFQMFQLIDIARQTAQGMDYLHAKNIIHRDMKSNNIFLHEGLTVKIGDFGLATVKSRWSGSQQVEQPTGSILWMAPEVIRMQDSNPFSFQSDVYSYGIVLYELMTGELPYSHINNRDQIIFMVGRGYASPDLSKLYKNCPKAMKRLVADCLKKVREERPLFPQILSSIELLQHSLPKINRSASEPSLHRAAHTEDINSCTLTSSRLPVF; encoded by the exons ATGGAGCACATCCAGGGAGCTTGGAAGACCATCAGCAATGGCTTTGGGCTGAAGGATTCTGTCTTCGATGGCCCCAACTGCATCTCCCCCACCCTGGTGCAGCAGTTTGGGTACCAGCGCCGCGCGTCCGACGACGGCAAAATCTCGGATACGTCCAAAACCTGCAACACCATCCGCGTCTTCCTGCCCAACAAGCAGCGCACCGTG GTGAACGTGAGGAATGGGATGACCCTGCATGACTGTCTGATGAAGGCTCTGAAGGtcagggggctgcagccagagTGCTGTGCAGTGTTTCGACTTCTTGCTGAACCAAAGGG gaAGAAAGTGCGTTTGGATTGGAACACAGATGCTGCCTCCCTGATTGGAGAGGAGCTGCGAGTGGACTTCCTTGACCATGTCCCACTCACCACTCACAATTTT GCCAGGAAGACATTTCTGAAGCTTGCCTTCTGTGACATCTGCCAGAAGTTCCTGCTCAATGGCTTCCGCTGTCAGACGTGCGGCTACAAATTCCACGAGCACTGCAGCACCAAGGTGCCAACCATGTGTGTGGACTGGAGCAACATCAGGCAGCTCTT ATTGTTCCCAAATTCAAATATCAGTGACAGTGGTGTCCCTGCACTACCTCCCTTGACAATGAGACGGATGCGGGAGTCTGTCTCCCGGATACCTGTTAG ctcccagcacaggtaTTCTACACCTCATGCCTTCACTTTCAACCCATCCAACCCTTCCTCTGAGGGCTCTCTGTCCCAAAGGCAGCGCTCCACATCCACCCCCAACGTGCACATGGTCAGCACCACCATGCCCGTGGACAGCAGGATCATCGAG AATAACAGCCTGAATgcttctcccagctcctggtgcagaCGCTTTTGTTTGAGGGGAAGA GATGCAATTCGAAGCCATAGTGAATCAG CCTCACCCTCTGCTCTGTCTGGAAGTCCTAACAATATGAGCCCAACTGGCTGGTCTCAGCCTAAAACCCCAGTCCCAGCCCAAAGAGAGAGAGCCCCTGCATCTAacacacaagaaaaaaacaaaatt AGGCCTCGTGGCCAGAGAGACTCCAGTTATTACTGGGAAATAGAAGCCAGTGAAGTGATGCTGTCCACCAGGATAGGCTCAGGCTCTTTTGGCACAGTTTACAAGGGCAAGTGGCACG GGGATGTAGCAGTGAAGATCCTAAAGGTTGTAGACCCAACCCCAGAACAGTTCCAGGCTTTCAGGAATGAAGTGGCTGTCCTGAG GAAGACCCGGCACGTGAACATCCTGCTCTTCATGGGCTACATGACCAAGGACAACCTGGCCATTGTCACCCAGTGGTGTGAGGGCAGCAGCCTCTACAAACACCTGCACGTGCAGGAGACCAAGTTCCAGATGTTCCAGCTCATCGACATCGCCCGCCAGACCGCCCAGGGCATGGA CTATTTACATGCCAAGAACATCATCCACAGAGACATGAAATCCAACA ATATATTTCTTCATGAAGGCCTGACAGTGAAAATAGGAGACTTTGGGCTGGCAACTGTCAAGTCCAGGTGGAGTGGATCCCAGCAGGTGGAGCAGCCCACGGGCTCCATCCTGTGGATG GCCCCCGAGGTGATCCGCATGCAGGACAGCAACCCCTTCAGCTTCCAGTCAGATGTCTACTCCTATGGAATAGTGCTGTATGAGCTGATGACAGGGGAGCTGCCCTACTCCCACATCAACAACAGAGACCAG ATCATTTTCATGGTTGGCAGGGGCTATGCTTCCCCAGACCTCAGCAAGCTGTACAAGAACTGCCCCAAGGCCATGAAGAGGCTGGTAGCAGATTGTCTGAAGAAAGTCAGGGAAGAACGACCTCTGTTCCCACAG ATCCTGTCCTCCATcgagctgctgcagcactctCTGCCCAAGATCAACCGCAGCGCCTCGGAGCCGTCCCTGCACCGCGCCGCCCACACTGAGGACATCAACTCGTGCACGCTGACCTCCAGCAGGCTGCCCGTGTTCTGA
- the RAF1 gene encoding RAF proto-oncogene serine/threonine-protein kinase isoform X2 has protein sequence MEHIQGAWKTISNGFGLKDSVFDGPNCISPTLVQQFGYQRRASDDGKISDTSKTCNTIRVFLPNKQRTVVNVRNGMTLHDCLMKALKVRGLQPECCAVFRLLAEPKGKKVRLDWNTDAASLIGEELRVDFLDHVPLTTHNFARKTFLKLAFCDICQKFLLNGFRCQTCGYKFHEHCSTKVPTMCVDWSNIRQLLLFPNSNISDSGVPALPPLTMRRMRESVSRIPVSSQHRYSTPHAFTFNPSNPSSEGSLSQRQRSTSTPNVHMVSTTMPVDSRIIEDAIRSHSESASPSALSGSPNNMSPTGWSQPKTPVPAQRERAPASNTQEKNKIRPRGQRDSSYYWEIEASEVMLSTRIGSGSFGTVYKGKWHGDVAVKILKVVDPTPEQFQAFRNEVAVLRKTRHVNILLFMGYMTKDNLAIVTQWCEGSSLYKHLHVQETKFQMFQLIDIARQTAQGMDYLHAKNIIHRDMKSNNIFLHEGLTVKIGDFGLATVKSRWSGSQQVEQPTGSILWMAPEVIRMQDSNPFSFQSDVYSYGIVLYELMTGELPYSHINNRDQIIFMVGRGYASPDLSKLYKNCPKAMKRLVADCLKKVREERPLFPQILSSIELLQHSLPKINRSASEPSLHRAAHTEDINSCTLTSSRLPVF, from the exons ATGGAGCACATCCAGGGAGCTTGGAAGACCATCAGCAATGGCTTTGGGCTGAAGGATTCTGTCTTCGATGGCCCCAACTGCATCTCCCCCACCCTGGTGCAGCAGTTTGGGTACCAGCGCCGCGCGTCCGACGACGGCAAAATCTCGGATACGTCCAAAACCTGCAACACCATCCGCGTCTTCCTGCCCAACAAGCAGCGCACCGTG GTGAACGTGAGGAATGGGATGACCCTGCATGACTGTCTGATGAAGGCTCTGAAGGtcagggggctgcagccagagTGCTGTGCAGTGTTTCGACTTCTTGCTGAACCAAAGGG gaAGAAAGTGCGTTTGGATTGGAACACAGATGCTGCCTCCCTGATTGGAGAGGAGCTGCGAGTGGACTTCCTTGACCATGTCCCACTCACCACTCACAATTTT GCCAGGAAGACATTTCTGAAGCTTGCCTTCTGTGACATCTGCCAGAAGTTCCTGCTCAATGGCTTCCGCTGTCAGACGTGCGGCTACAAATTCCACGAGCACTGCAGCACCAAGGTGCCAACCATGTGTGTGGACTGGAGCAACATCAGGCAGCTCTT ATTGTTCCCAAATTCAAATATCAGTGACAGTGGTGTCCCTGCACTACCTCCCTTGACAATGAGACGGATGCGGGAGTCTGTCTCCCGGATACCTGTTAG ctcccagcacaggtaTTCTACACCTCATGCCTTCACTTTCAACCCATCCAACCCTTCCTCTGAGGGCTCTCTGTCCCAAAGGCAGCGCTCCACATCCACCCCCAACGTGCACATGGTCAGCACCACCATGCCCGTGGACAGCAGGATCATCGAG GATGCAATTCGAAGCCATAGTGAATCAG CCTCACCCTCTGCTCTGTCTGGAAGTCCTAACAATATGAGCCCAACTGGCTGGTCTCAGCCTAAAACCCCAGTCCCAGCCCAAAGAGAGAGAGCCCCTGCATCTAacacacaagaaaaaaacaaaatt AGGCCTCGTGGCCAGAGAGACTCCAGTTATTACTGGGAAATAGAAGCCAGTGAAGTGATGCTGTCCACCAGGATAGGCTCAGGCTCTTTTGGCACAGTTTACAAGGGCAAGTGGCACG GGGATGTAGCAGTGAAGATCCTAAAGGTTGTAGACCCAACCCCAGAACAGTTCCAGGCTTTCAGGAATGAAGTGGCTGTCCTGAG GAAGACCCGGCACGTGAACATCCTGCTCTTCATGGGCTACATGACCAAGGACAACCTGGCCATTGTCACCCAGTGGTGTGAGGGCAGCAGCCTCTACAAACACCTGCACGTGCAGGAGACCAAGTTCCAGATGTTCCAGCTCATCGACATCGCCCGCCAGACCGCCCAGGGCATGGA CTATTTACATGCCAAGAACATCATCCACAGAGACATGAAATCCAACA ATATATTTCTTCATGAAGGCCTGACAGTGAAAATAGGAGACTTTGGGCTGGCAACTGTCAAGTCCAGGTGGAGTGGATCCCAGCAGGTGGAGCAGCCCACGGGCTCCATCCTGTGGATG GCCCCCGAGGTGATCCGCATGCAGGACAGCAACCCCTTCAGCTTCCAGTCAGATGTCTACTCCTATGGAATAGTGCTGTATGAGCTGATGACAGGGGAGCTGCCCTACTCCCACATCAACAACAGAGACCAG ATCATTTTCATGGTTGGCAGGGGCTATGCTTCCCCAGACCTCAGCAAGCTGTACAAGAACTGCCCCAAGGCCATGAAGAGGCTGGTAGCAGATTGTCTGAAGAAAGTCAGGGAAGAACGACCTCTGTTCCCACAG ATCCTGTCCTCCATcgagctgctgcagcactctCTGCCCAAGATCAACCGCAGCGCCTCGGAGCCGTCCCTGCACCGCGCCGCCCACACTGAGGACATCAACTCGTGCACGCTGACCTCCAGCAGGCTGCCCGTGTTCTGA
- the RAF1 gene encoding RAF proto-oncogene serine/threonine-protein kinase isoform X4 — protein sequence MEHIQGAWKTISNGFGLKDSVFDGPNCISPTLVQQFGYQRRASDDGKISDTSKTCNTIRVFLPNKQRTVVNVRNGMTLHDCLMKALKVRGLQPECCAVFRLLAEPKGKKVRLDWNTDAASLIGEELRVDFLDHVPLTTHNFARKTFLKLAFCDICQKFLLNGFRCQTCGYKFHEHCSTKVPTMCVDWSNIRQLFSQHRYSTPHAFTFNPSNPSSEGSLSQRQRSTSTPNVHMVSTTMPVDSRIIEDAIRSHSESASPSALSGSPNNMSPTGWSQPKTPVPAQRERAPASNTQEKNKIRPRGQRDSSYYWEIEASEVMLSTRIGSGSFGTVYKGKWHGDVAVKILKVVDPTPEQFQAFRNEVAVLRKTRHVNILLFMGYMTKDNLAIVTQWCEGSSLYKHLHVQETKFQMFQLIDIARQTAQGMDYLHAKNIIHRDMKSNNIFLHEGLTVKIGDFGLATVKSRWSGSQQVEQPTGSILWMAPEVIRMQDSNPFSFQSDVYSYGIVLYELMTGELPYSHINNRDQIIFMVGRGYASPDLSKLYKNCPKAMKRLVADCLKKVREERPLFPQILSSIELLQHSLPKINRSASEPSLHRAAHTEDINSCTLTSSRLPVF from the exons ATGGAGCACATCCAGGGAGCTTGGAAGACCATCAGCAATGGCTTTGGGCTGAAGGATTCTGTCTTCGATGGCCCCAACTGCATCTCCCCCACCCTGGTGCAGCAGTTTGGGTACCAGCGCCGCGCGTCCGACGACGGCAAAATCTCGGATACGTCCAAAACCTGCAACACCATCCGCGTCTTCCTGCCCAACAAGCAGCGCACCGTG GTGAACGTGAGGAATGGGATGACCCTGCATGACTGTCTGATGAAGGCTCTGAAGGtcagggggctgcagccagagTGCTGTGCAGTGTTTCGACTTCTTGCTGAACCAAAGGG gaAGAAAGTGCGTTTGGATTGGAACACAGATGCTGCCTCCCTGATTGGAGAGGAGCTGCGAGTGGACTTCCTTGACCATGTCCCACTCACCACTCACAATTTT GCCAGGAAGACATTTCTGAAGCTTGCCTTCTGTGACATCTGCCAGAAGTTCCTGCTCAATGGCTTCCGCTGTCAGACGTGCGGCTACAAATTCCACGAGCACTGCAGCACCAAGGTGCCAACCATGTGTGTGGACTGGAGCAACATCAGGCAGCTCTT ctcccagcacaggtaTTCTACACCTCATGCCTTCACTTTCAACCCATCCAACCCTTCCTCTGAGGGCTCTCTGTCCCAAAGGCAGCGCTCCACATCCACCCCCAACGTGCACATGGTCAGCACCACCATGCCCGTGGACAGCAGGATCATCGAG GATGCAATTCGAAGCCATAGTGAATCAG CCTCACCCTCTGCTCTGTCTGGAAGTCCTAACAATATGAGCCCAACTGGCTGGTCTCAGCCTAAAACCCCAGTCCCAGCCCAAAGAGAGAGAGCCCCTGCATCTAacacacaagaaaaaaacaaaatt AGGCCTCGTGGCCAGAGAGACTCCAGTTATTACTGGGAAATAGAAGCCAGTGAAGTGATGCTGTCCACCAGGATAGGCTCAGGCTCTTTTGGCACAGTTTACAAGGGCAAGTGGCACG GGGATGTAGCAGTGAAGATCCTAAAGGTTGTAGACCCAACCCCAGAACAGTTCCAGGCTTTCAGGAATGAAGTGGCTGTCCTGAG GAAGACCCGGCACGTGAACATCCTGCTCTTCATGGGCTACATGACCAAGGACAACCTGGCCATTGTCACCCAGTGGTGTGAGGGCAGCAGCCTCTACAAACACCTGCACGTGCAGGAGACCAAGTTCCAGATGTTCCAGCTCATCGACATCGCCCGCCAGACCGCCCAGGGCATGGA CTATTTACATGCCAAGAACATCATCCACAGAGACATGAAATCCAACA ATATATTTCTTCATGAAGGCCTGACAGTGAAAATAGGAGACTTTGGGCTGGCAACTGTCAAGTCCAGGTGGAGTGGATCCCAGCAGGTGGAGCAGCCCACGGGCTCCATCCTGTGGATG GCCCCCGAGGTGATCCGCATGCAGGACAGCAACCCCTTCAGCTTCCAGTCAGATGTCTACTCCTATGGAATAGTGCTGTATGAGCTGATGACAGGGGAGCTGCCCTACTCCCACATCAACAACAGAGACCAG ATCATTTTCATGGTTGGCAGGGGCTATGCTTCCCCAGACCTCAGCAAGCTGTACAAGAACTGCCCCAAGGCCATGAAGAGGCTGGTAGCAGATTGTCTGAAGAAAGTCAGGGAAGAACGACCTCTGTTCCCACAG ATCCTGTCCTCCATcgagctgctgcagcactctCTGCCCAAGATCAACCGCAGCGCCTCGGAGCCGTCCCTGCACCGCGCCGCCCACACTGAGGACATCAACTCGTGCACGCTGACCTCCAGCAGGCTGCCCGTGTTCTGA
- the RAF1 gene encoding RAF proto-oncogene serine/threonine-protein kinase isoform X3 → MEHIQGAWKTISNGFGLKDSVFDGPNCISPTLVQQFGYQRRASDDGKISDTSKTCNTIRVFLPNKQRTVVNVRNGMTLHDCLMKALKVRGLQPECCAVFRLLAEPKGKKVRLDWNTDAASLIGEELRVDFLDHVPLTTHNFARKTFLKLAFCDICQKFLLNGFRCQTCGYKFHEHCSTKVPTMCVDWSNIRQLFSQHRYSTPHAFTFNPSNPSSEGSLSQRQRSTSTPNVHMVSTTMPVDSRIIENNSLNASPSSWCRRFCLRGRDAIRSHSESASPSALSGSPNNMSPTGWSQPKTPVPAQRERAPASNTQEKNKIRPRGQRDSSYYWEIEASEVMLSTRIGSGSFGTVYKGKWHGDVAVKILKVVDPTPEQFQAFRNEVAVLRKTRHVNILLFMGYMTKDNLAIVTQWCEGSSLYKHLHVQETKFQMFQLIDIARQTAQGMDYLHAKNIIHRDMKSNNIFLHEGLTVKIGDFGLATVKSRWSGSQQVEQPTGSILWMAPEVIRMQDSNPFSFQSDVYSYGIVLYELMTGELPYSHINNRDQIIFMVGRGYASPDLSKLYKNCPKAMKRLVADCLKKVREERPLFPQILSSIELLQHSLPKINRSASEPSLHRAAHTEDINSCTLTSSRLPVF, encoded by the exons ATGGAGCACATCCAGGGAGCTTGGAAGACCATCAGCAATGGCTTTGGGCTGAAGGATTCTGTCTTCGATGGCCCCAACTGCATCTCCCCCACCCTGGTGCAGCAGTTTGGGTACCAGCGCCGCGCGTCCGACGACGGCAAAATCTCGGATACGTCCAAAACCTGCAACACCATCCGCGTCTTCCTGCCCAACAAGCAGCGCACCGTG GTGAACGTGAGGAATGGGATGACCCTGCATGACTGTCTGATGAAGGCTCTGAAGGtcagggggctgcagccagagTGCTGTGCAGTGTTTCGACTTCTTGCTGAACCAAAGGG gaAGAAAGTGCGTTTGGATTGGAACACAGATGCTGCCTCCCTGATTGGAGAGGAGCTGCGAGTGGACTTCCTTGACCATGTCCCACTCACCACTCACAATTTT GCCAGGAAGACATTTCTGAAGCTTGCCTTCTGTGACATCTGCCAGAAGTTCCTGCTCAATGGCTTCCGCTGTCAGACGTGCGGCTACAAATTCCACGAGCACTGCAGCACCAAGGTGCCAACCATGTGTGTGGACTGGAGCAACATCAGGCAGCTCTT ctcccagcacaggtaTTCTACACCTCATGCCTTCACTTTCAACCCATCCAACCCTTCCTCTGAGGGCTCTCTGTCCCAAAGGCAGCGCTCCACATCCACCCCCAACGTGCACATGGTCAGCACCACCATGCCCGTGGACAGCAGGATCATCGAG AATAACAGCCTGAATgcttctcccagctcctggtgcagaCGCTTTTGTTTGAGGGGAAGA GATGCAATTCGAAGCCATAGTGAATCAG CCTCACCCTCTGCTCTGTCTGGAAGTCCTAACAATATGAGCCCAACTGGCTGGTCTCAGCCTAAAACCCCAGTCCCAGCCCAAAGAGAGAGAGCCCCTGCATCTAacacacaagaaaaaaacaaaatt AGGCCTCGTGGCCAGAGAGACTCCAGTTATTACTGGGAAATAGAAGCCAGTGAAGTGATGCTGTCCACCAGGATAGGCTCAGGCTCTTTTGGCACAGTTTACAAGGGCAAGTGGCACG GGGATGTAGCAGTGAAGATCCTAAAGGTTGTAGACCCAACCCCAGAACAGTTCCAGGCTTTCAGGAATGAAGTGGCTGTCCTGAG GAAGACCCGGCACGTGAACATCCTGCTCTTCATGGGCTACATGACCAAGGACAACCTGGCCATTGTCACCCAGTGGTGTGAGGGCAGCAGCCTCTACAAACACCTGCACGTGCAGGAGACCAAGTTCCAGATGTTCCAGCTCATCGACATCGCCCGCCAGACCGCCCAGGGCATGGA CTATTTACATGCCAAGAACATCATCCACAGAGACATGAAATCCAACA ATATATTTCTTCATGAAGGCCTGACAGTGAAAATAGGAGACTTTGGGCTGGCAACTGTCAAGTCCAGGTGGAGTGGATCCCAGCAGGTGGAGCAGCCCACGGGCTCCATCCTGTGGATG GCCCCCGAGGTGATCCGCATGCAGGACAGCAACCCCTTCAGCTTCCAGTCAGATGTCTACTCCTATGGAATAGTGCTGTATGAGCTGATGACAGGGGAGCTGCCCTACTCCCACATCAACAACAGAGACCAG ATCATTTTCATGGTTGGCAGGGGCTATGCTTCCCCAGACCTCAGCAAGCTGTACAAGAACTGCCCCAAGGCCATGAAGAGGCTGGTAGCAGATTGTCTGAAGAAAGTCAGGGAAGAACGACCTCTGTTCCCACAG ATCCTGTCCTCCATcgagctgctgcagcactctCTGCCCAAGATCAACCGCAGCGCCTCGGAGCCGTCCCTGCACCGCGCCGCCCACACTGAGGACATCAACTCGTGCACGCTGACCTCCAGCAGGCTGCCCGTGTTCTGA